From a single Polycladomyces subterraneus genomic region:
- a CDS encoding pirin-like C-terminal cupin domain-containing protein — MGTKSIVGSGGAQVMQTGSGLYHEERFIGPDMEGFQIWFEPFLHEAIKRQPTYHQYEAEEFPVMVQNGFQIKTLIGEGSPIHLTTDVKMWDVNVKPGSEYKLTIPSGYSLATLVIRGNGVWKDEEKESVSTAFQHKDFIVLEAGSQADVRLKADQDDDLHIKSPESPRFQSWDERLRCSHPLLGMVRATNFLYNRTYERCSFHW; from the coding sequence TTGGGAACGAAAAGTATCGTAGGGTCTGGAGGAGCACAAGTGATGCAAACAGGTTCCGGTTTGTATCACGAAGAACGATTTATCGGACCTGATATGGAGGGGTTCCAAATATGGTTTGAACCGTTTCTTCATGAAGCCATTAAAAGACAACCTACTTATCACCAATATGAAGCTGAAGAATTTCCCGTTATGGTGCAAAATGGCTTCCAGATCAAGACCCTGATCGGAGAAGGTTCACCTATTCATTTGACGACGGATGTTAAGATGTGGGATGTCAACGTAAAACCAGGAAGTGAATATAAACTCACGATTCCTTCTGGTTATTCTTTGGCTACCCTGGTCATTAGAGGCAATGGAGTATGGAAGGATGAAGAAAAGGAAAGCGTGTCAACTGCGTTCCAGCATAAAGACTTTATTGTTTTGGAAGCCGGCTCCCAAGCAGACGTTCGACTAAAAGCAGATCAAGATGACGATTTACATATAAAGTCGCCTGAAAGCCCACGGTTTCAATCGTGGGATGAAAGGCTGCGTTGCTCGCATCCCCTTTTGGGGATGGTAAGGGCAACCAATTTTCTGTATAATCGAACATACGAGCGGTGCTCATTCCACTGGTAG
- the glpK gene encoding glycerol kinase GlpK has translation MEKKYVLAIDQGTTSSRAIIFDREGKVVGVAQKEFTQIFPQQGWVEHDAMEIWGSVQSVIHEVLARYPVATQEIAAIGITNQRETTVVWDKHTGEPVYHAIVWQSRQTSDICEQLKADGYEETVRDKTGLLIDAYFSGTKVKWILDHVEGAREKAERGDLLFGTIDTWLVWKFSGGRAHVTDYSNASRTLMYNIFDLRWDDQLLEMLSVPRSMLPEVRSSSEVYTTTDPTLFFGEEVPISGIAGDQQAALFGQACFEPGMAKNTYGTGCFMLMNTGEKAVRSRHGLLTTLAWGLDGKVEYALEGSIFVAGSAIQWLRDGLRLIKTAAESEELAQNVSSNDGVYVVPAFVGLGTPYWDSDVRGAVFGLTRGTKKEHLVRATLESLAYQTRDVLGAMEADAGIRLKKLRVDGGATANNFLMQFQSDILGVPVERPVVLETTALGAAYLAGLAVGFWTDKQEIAKNWQVDRNFESEMDHNTREILYNKWVKAVEAARTFK, from the coding sequence ATGGAAAAGAAATACGTGTTGGCCATTGACCAGGGAACCACCAGCTCTCGGGCGATCATCTTTGATCGCGAGGGGAAAGTGGTAGGAGTGGCGCAAAAGGAGTTTACCCAGATCTTCCCTCAACAAGGCTGGGTTGAACACGATGCAATGGAAATTTGGGGCTCCGTGCAAAGCGTCATCCATGAGGTGTTGGCCCGTTATCCGGTCGCGACCCAAGAGATTGCGGCGATCGGGATTACCAACCAGCGCGAGACCACCGTGGTCTGGGACAAACATACGGGTGAACCGGTGTATCATGCGATCGTATGGCAATCCCGGCAGACGTCCGATATATGTGAACAGTTAAAAGCCGATGGTTACGAAGAAACGGTTCGCGACAAAACCGGTTTACTGATCGACGCTTATTTTTCCGGTACCAAGGTAAAATGGATTCTGGATCATGTCGAGGGGGCGCGGGAAAAAGCGGAACGAGGAGACCTGTTGTTCGGCACCATCGATACCTGGTTGGTGTGGAAGTTCTCCGGCGGTCGGGCCCATGTCACCGACTATTCCAATGCATCCCGAACGCTGATGTACAACATCTTCGATTTGCGTTGGGACGATCAACTGCTGGAGATGTTGAGCGTTCCCCGCTCCATGTTGCCGGAAGTGCGCTCATCGTCCGAGGTGTACACCACCACCGACCCCACGCTCTTTTTCGGGGAAGAAGTACCCATTTCCGGAATCGCGGGCGACCAGCAGGCGGCGTTGTTCGGTCAGGCTTGTTTTGAACCGGGCATGGCAAAAAACACATACGGCACCGGTTGCTTCATGTTGATGAACACGGGGGAGAAAGCGGTCCGTTCGAGGCACGGACTTCTGACTACACTGGCCTGGGGACTGGACGGCAAGGTGGAGTATGCACTCGAAGGCAGCATTTTTGTCGCCGGTTCGGCCATCCAATGGTTACGGGACGGGCTGCGCCTGATCAAAACGGCGGCGGAAAGTGAAGAGTTGGCGCAAAACGTGAGTTCCAACGACGGGGTTTATGTCGTGCCGGCGTTTGTGGGGTTGGGTACGCCCTACTGGGACAGCGACGTTCGTGGGGCGGTGTTCGGCTTGACACGTGGAACGAAAAAGGAACACCTCGTGCGGGCTACGTTGGAATCCCTCGCTTATCAGACTCGGGACGTGTTGGGGGCGATGGAAGCCGATGCGGGCATTCGCCTGAAAAAATTGCGCGTCGATGGCGGCGCCACTGCCAACAACTTCCTGATGCAGTTTCAAAGCGACATCCTCGGGGTTCCGGTGGAACGTCCGGTGGTGTTGGAGACGACCGCGCTCGGTGCCGCCTACTTGGCGGGATTGGCCGTCGGTTTTTGGACCGACAAACAGGAAATCGCAAAGAACTGGCAGGTTGACCGCAATTTTGAGTCTGAAATGGATCACAACACGCGGGAAATATTGTATAATAAATGGGTGAAGGCGGTGGAAGCAGCGAGGACGTTTAAATAA
- a CDS encoding glycerol-3-phosphate dehydrogenase/oxidase, with amino-acid sequence MGHTFSALERSRDVQTLTEQEWDLLVIGGGITGAGIALDAQTRGIKTALIEMQDFAGGTSSRSTKLVHGGLRYLKQLDFGLVAEVGRERAIVYENAPHVTTPEWMLLPIVRGGTYGKWAASFGVYLYDRLAGVKKSERRKMLNAEETLAKEPLLRRDGLKGSCIYVEYRTDDARLTLEVLKEAVAQGALAVNYFKVTDFLYRDGKLVGVKAMDLLQRREVVITAKKIVNAAGPWVDFLREKDGSKQGKTLHWTKGVHIVVDQSRFPLRHAVYFDTPDGRMVFAIPRDGKTYIGTTDTDYHEGLEHPRITVEDRDYLLRAVNGMFPSVGLTPDDIESGWAGIRPLIHEEGKAPSEISRKDELFHSDSGLITIAGGKLTGYRKMAQKVVDLVVSELAIETGRNFGPCRTANLPLSGGKFGGSAHYPTFVEEQTRVGMKLGLARKEAEKLVRRYGTNVGLVYNIVEHQREEAASFGLPPDVFAALVYGVEHEMTATPSDFFIRRTSAMFFDINWVRRWKEPVTTAMAHLLGWDKETTEKHRRDLEQRLIEATEVV; translated from the coding sequence ATGGGTCATACGTTTTCTGCATTGGAACGTTCCCGTGATGTACAGACGTTAACAGAGCAGGAATGGGACTTACTGGTGATTGGCGGTGGCATTACCGGTGCGGGGATCGCGTTGGATGCGCAAACCCGCGGCATCAAAACAGCGCTGATCGAGATGCAGGATTTTGCCGGTGGTACATCCAGTAGGTCCACCAAATTGGTACATGGCGGTTTGCGTTATCTCAAACAGTTGGACTTCGGATTGGTTGCCGAAGTGGGGCGGGAACGTGCCATTGTTTACGAGAACGCCCCGCATGTGACCACACCGGAGTGGATGTTGCTCCCGATCGTCCGGGGCGGCACATATGGAAAATGGGCGGCTTCCTTCGGTGTATACCTCTACGACAGGCTGGCCGGTGTGAAAAAGAGTGAACGACGGAAAATGTTGAACGCAGAAGAAACGTTGGCCAAGGAACCGCTTTTGCGCAGGGACGGCCTGAAAGGTTCCTGTATTTATGTCGAATACCGCACCGACGATGCCCGTCTGACGCTGGAGGTATTGAAGGAAGCGGTGGCACAGGGAGCCCTGGCCGTCAACTATTTCAAGGTGACAGATTTCCTGTATCGGGACGGAAAGTTGGTCGGTGTCAAAGCGATGGATTTGCTTCAACGCCGTGAGGTGGTGATCACCGCCAAAAAAATCGTCAATGCGGCAGGCCCCTGGGTGGATTTTCTGCGTGAAAAGGACGGTTCCAAACAGGGGAAAACACTGCACTGGACCAAAGGCGTACACATCGTGGTGGATCAGTCCCGTTTTCCGTTGCGCCATGCGGTCTATTTCGATACGCCGGATGGGCGGATGGTGTTTGCCATCCCCCGCGACGGGAAAACGTACATCGGCACAACGGACACCGACTACCATGAGGGTCTGGAGCATCCCCGCATCACCGTGGAGGATCGGGATTATTTGTTGCGGGCGGTCAACGGGATGTTCCCTAGTGTCGGGTTGACCCCCGACGATATCGAGTCCGGCTGGGCGGGGATCCGACCGCTGATCCACGAGGAAGGAAAAGCGCCGTCGGAGATTTCCCGCAAGGATGAGTTGTTTCATTCGGATTCCGGGCTGATCACCATCGCCGGTGGGAAATTGACGGGTTATCGGAAAATGGCGCAAAAGGTGGTCGACCTCGTCGTCTCCGAACTGGCGATAGAAACCGGACGGAACTTCGGACCGTGCCGGACGGCCAATCTTCCGTTGTCCGGTGGCAAATTCGGAGGGTCTGCCCATTATCCCACATTTGTGGAGGAACAAACGCGGGTGGGCATGAAGTTGGGACTTGCCAGGAAAGAGGCGGAGAAATTGGTTCGCCGTTACGGTACCAATGTGGGTTTGGTGTATAATATTGTGGAACATCAAAGGGAGGAAGCTGCTTCATTCGGGCTCCCGCCGGATGTGTTCGCTGCTCTGGTATACGGTGTGGAACATGAAATGACCGCTACCCCGAGTGATTTCTTCATCCGTCGCACCAGCGCGATGTTCTTCGATATCAACTGGGTTCGCCGGTGGAAAGAGCCGGTGACAACGGCGATGGCACATCTGTTGGGATGGGATAAGGAAACAACAGAAAAACACCGTCGTGATTTGGAGCAACGATTGATCGAGGCAACGGAAGTGGTCTGA
- a CDS encoding MarR family winged helix-turn-helix transcriptional regulator, with amino-acid sequence MEDPQILKLDNQLCFTIYACSREIGRIYRPLLDKLGITYPQYLTLLVLWEHREMTVKELGERLYLDSGTLTPMLKRMEAAGLIRRQRSADDERKVIIRLTERGDALKEEAYCIPKVLLEQSGISEEEFRELLSRFKSLLQRIHQLNHPEE; translated from the coding sequence ATGGAAGACCCCCAAATCTTAAAGTTGGACAATCAACTTTGCTTCACTATTTATGCCTGTTCTAGAGAAATCGGCCGCATATACCGCCCCCTGCTCGACAAATTGGGCATCACTTACCCCCAATATCTCACCCTTCTGGTCTTGTGGGAGCACCGTGAAATGACCGTCAAAGAACTGGGAGAACGGCTCTACTTGGATTCCGGCACATTGACTCCCATGTTGAAACGGATGGAAGCCGCCGGTCTCATCCGACGGCAACGGTCCGCCGACGATGAGCGCAAGGTGATCATACGTCTCACCGAACGTGGAGACGCGCTGAAGGAAGAGGCTTATTGCATCCCCAAAGTCCTGTTGGAACAGAGCGGGATTTCGGAAGAAGAGTTCCGAGAACTGCTGTCCCGGTTCAAATCCCTATTGCAACGAATACATCAACTTAACCATCCGGAGGAGTAA
- a CDS encoding glycerol-3-phosphate responsive antiterminator gives MHFHQQKILPAARSIKDFEALMDSTYQYIILLDCHVAQLKALIQLANRHSKKVLLHVDLIQGLRNDEHAAEFLCQQIKPAGLISTRTQVVHVAKKKKLIGIQRIFLLDTHALETSYRLLETSRPDYIEVLPGIIPHMIREVHERTGIPVLAGGLIRTHEEAEQALSAGAVAVTTSNRSLWKLR, from the coding sequence ATGCATTTCCATCAACAGAAAATCCTGCCTGCAGCCAGAAGCATCAAGGATTTTGAAGCGCTCATGGACAGTACCTATCAATACATCATCCTGCTGGATTGTCATGTTGCACAACTGAAAGCGCTGATTCAACTGGCCAATCGCCACAGCAAAAAAGTATTGCTCCATGTCGATCTAATTCAAGGGCTTAGAAACGATGAACATGCGGCTGAATTTCTGTGTCAGCAAATTAAGCCCGCAGGGTTGATCTCGACCCGAACTCAGGTAGTGCACGTAGCAAAGAAAAAGAAACTGATCGGTATCCAGCGGATATTCCTGCTGGATACCCATGCATTGGAAACCAGTTACCGTTTGTTGGAGACGTCTCGTCCGGATTACATTGAAGTGCTGCCCGGAATCATTCCGCACATGATCCGGGAAGTTCATGAACGAACCGGAATTCCGGTGCTGGCGGGCGGTTTGATCCGTACGCATGAGGAAGCAGAACAAGCCCTCTCCGCGGGCGCTGTCGCTGTCACTACCTCCAATCGTTCTCTTTGGAAACTACGCTGA
- a CDS encoding MIP/aquaporin family protein produces MSHFLAELIGTMILIILGDGVVAGVVLNKSKAQNAGWVVITFGWGLAVMVAAYCVGHYSGAYLNPAVTVGFAMAGKLPWAEVPVMIVAQMIGAFLGAVVVWLHYLPHWKETDDPEAKLGVFSTIPAIRHTWSNLLSEVIGTFVLVLALLAFGAKGVVFADGLQTLVVALLIVSIGMSLGGTTGYAINPARDLGPRIAHALLPIPGKGSSDWGYAWIPVVGPLVGGVVASWVYLQLFH; encoded by the coding sequence TTGTCTCATTTTCTCGCCGAATTGATCGGTACGATGATTCTGATTATTTTGGGAGATGGTGTGGTTGCTGGTGTCGTGTTGAACAAGTCCAAAGCGCAAAACGCAGGCTGGGTGGTGATCACCTTCGGCTGGGGGTTGGCCGTGATGGTAGCTGCCTATTGCGTCGGCCATTACAGCGGCGCCTATCTTAACCCGGCCGTCACCGTCGGTTTCGCGATGGCGGGGAAACTGCCGTGGGCCGAGGTTCCAGTCATGATCGTGGCGCAGATGATCGGGGCGTTTTTGGGAGCCGTCGTGGTTTGGTTGCATTACTTGCCCCATTGGAAAGAAACGGACGATCCTGAAGCGAAATTGGGTGTGTTTTCCACGATCCCGGCCATTCGCCATACGTGGTCCAACTTATTGAGTGAGGTGATCGGTACCTTTGTGCTGGTGTTGGCCTTGCTGGCTTTCGGTGCCAAAGGAGTTGTCTTTGCCGACGGGTTGCAGACACTAGTGGTGGCCTTGTTGATCGTTTCGATCGGGATGTCGCTCGGCGGCACCACCGGTTATGCCATCAATCCTGCTCGGGATCTAGGACCGCGTATCGCCCATGCGCTGTTGCCCATACCCGGAAAGGGAAGCTCCGACTGGGGGTATGCCTGGATTCCCGTAGTCGGTCCGCTTGTGGGTGGAGTGGTGGCATCTTGGGTTTATTTGCAGTTATTTCATTGA